TTCCACCCGGACACACAGACGATGAACAACAAAGGCAAAGCAGTCGCCGTCTCAAGCCCCAACATCAACGACATCGACGACGACAACGTTAACATCGGCGTAGACGACTTGGATTTGGACGACGACAACAACCACAGAAGTAGTGGCGTCTCTTCGACTTCCATCAGATTCTCGTCCCGCAACACTTCCTCCAAATACGACTTTGTCAAGGTTcttcattttccatttttttcgattttttctcTCGATTTTCTGTTTGGGTCCCAAGAAAATGAATCAGAAATCGAATATCATTTCTGTTTTGCTCATCAGGTGAAGGTCTGGCTGGGTGATAATGCAGATCACTACTATGTTCTTTCCAGATTTTTGCTCAGTCGAATGTTGACTGTCACTAAGGTATCGATTTCGTCGACCCAATTCAGTATTTTGATTCAACTGTTCGTTTGTTTTGGTAAATTGTAATGATTTGATCATGTTATTTAGTGTGAATTTTTGGTCTGGTGATTTGCAGATCCCGAATTATGTAGCGATTAAAATCGCGCTGGAGCTCAAGAAGCTGCTGATTGACAACAGCCTGCTAGATGTGTATGCTGTCTCCACATTGATTCTTTTTTGTTATTCTGATTTTTCTTGTTGTTGTTTGGATTTGTATAAATGGTTTCGCTTTTGGGTTCACCTGATGCGTTGCAGTTCGCAGTCCGATTTGGAAGTGAATTTGTTTAAGGTAATGTCATATGCTTGTGTAGTAGTTGGATAAGTAGTGCACTTTGCAAACTTTCTAGATGCtgatttgggttcattctgTATTTGTAGCTTATGGAACGAAGGGGTTATGGGGAAGAGTACATAAATCGGTACAAGATGATGACCAGGTCAGTCTAAAATCTATATACTCTTAGGAAGTGCCTTGAAACCGAATAAACAAAAGATGGTAAAATTTTACTGAATTCTATGGTAATACcagtttttttctttgttgagaCAAATTTGTACAGATTTCACCATCAACGAGTACCATTGGTTATTCTTGTATGTGGAACTGCCTGTGTTGGAAAGTCGACCATTGCTACCCAACTTGCACAAAGACTAAATTTGCCTAATGTCTTGCAGGTTCTAATATTTGTCATCTgtcatgctctctctctctctctctctccctccctccctctccctaCTGTTTTCAAGGTGCATAGAGATGTCTTTGACATTTATTTTTCCTGTGTAATTGTTACAGACAGATATGGTATATGAATTGTTGCGCACGTCAACAGAGTATGTCccaatttcatacatttcctttgtttttcatttgaatGTGCACTAAAACATAGTTTGCAAAAGACTAGTGTGTCCTATGTTAAGCTGATTAGTTAGTGTTGCGTGTGTTGAAGTCCTTTGTTTTGATGAACAATATTGGAATGCTTATTCTCTCCTTTTATCCAATTCAGTGCACCATTGACATCTACTCCTGTATGGGAACGAGACTTCAGCTCCTCCGAGGAGTTAATTACTGAATTTTGTAGGGAATGCAGGATTGTCCGTAAAGGTAATATCTTTATTAATCCATCTGCTGAGATGTGTCAGATGACTACTTTTGAATTTATAACCTTGAGAAATCAGAAATCTCTTTTTGGCTAGTATATTGATCAAAGTTCTGAAACATGTGTTTATCAGGATTGGCTGGTGATTTGAAGAAAGCTATGAAAGATGGAAAGCCAATAATAATAGAGGTGTGTTTATTTATGAAATCTGTGGATGTCAATCACATTGTGACAAACTTTTGTCCTTTCAAAGTTTTTCCTCTTTCTATCTGttccttttcatttcttttttattatggAAAGGAGCTGTTTCAAATATTAAGCTTGAAAAAGCTCATATAGATTCACTACAATATTTTTGTTCCCTCCGTGCTTAGTTTTCTGGAGATTCTGCTCAAGTCTCAATTATCTGGTTATGTACCTGAACCTTGTCTTGAAGTGAGAACCAAACAGATGAACTTTTATTGCTCTATTTGCTTAGGTTGGTAATTTTATATTGACTACTTTTAACAAAGGATTGGGTGTGTGTGTTATATCGTATGGCTTAAGAATCTTTCCTCAAGATGTTCCAGTTTGGGTGCTAAGTTCGTGCTTATGTTAAAAAATCCATGATGTTCGCTGCAATACATTTTACGGATGTGACTTTCTAGTTTcctggagggagagagagagagagagagaatgcttACCACGGCACTGCATGGACTATTGAGTTTTTTAatgcagaaaaataaaaagggacTTTTTTTAAGGTCGTATATGTGAATTATTTGGATGAACAATTTATCGATGACAATGTCATAAGCATTAGCATGCTTCTGTTCACTTAGTTTGGATGATTTCATTTGTTTGATGATAATGGCAGGGAATACATTTGGATCCAAGCATTTATTTAATGGAAGATGATAATAAAACACAAGCACAAGAGAAAACTCAGGAGGCAGACCCAGTTGCAGTAGATGGTACCAAAACACAGatggaaaacagttctccaatTATAAGCGGAAGTTCTTCTGAAGTTTTCAACAGTGCTGCACATGTCAGCTGCGAAGAAGGGACACCAACTAACAAGGTGGACAAAGTCTTGGACCACCTGGAAGCTATTGACCTAGCCGGAAATGTTTCTGAGGAAAAAGGTTGATCCCCACTGTGGATAATTCTCAGATTGTTTATGTTCTGTTCCAACACACTTAATTTTGGTCAGAAACATAATTAATCAGAAGGCACAGGGCAGACTTGAACATTTAAGATGTCAGTTCTCTGACTACTTTTGTGCGATCCAGGTGAAAGTGTTACTGATCCAGAGTTGAGTAAACGTACTTCTGTTAAGAAAGAGAAGTCTGGTACCGAACCAATTATTATACCTCTAGTTTTGAAGATGGCTGAGTTTGATCATAAGGTGCGGTCACATTCTCTTTCACTTATATAGTTTATTTTAGTACAAACTCTTTTTCCCACTGTCCTTGTTTTCTGTGTGAGTACAGTTGGCCTTGAttggttttggttttctttCACAATTAACTCGGCATTTATGCCCAGAAGTAGTTGTGACTGCTGTTTTTGTGCATACATATTTATTAGTGCCGTCCCCGCTCTCCTCTCTTAATCATAGGCCTCTAAATCCTGAATTGGTATCATTTAGAAAACGTATAGTTCTCGTAGAAAAATGAATACAGATTCTCATGCTTTTATTCTTGGCTCTTGGTAAAGAATTTCTTGAGTTTTCATGTTGGTGATGTGAGTTTTTCGTTGTTTCTGTTCTTCTCTGAATCTTTCCCTTGTTTTGTAATTTGTGTACCTGTACTTCTCATTGCAGGCATTACTAGAAGAGGTGATCTCGACTCGTACATTTAGTGATAAATCTATAATCCAGGtatcaaatattttttgttatccATGAAGAATGCTTAAATGTTTGTTAAATGAAGAGTTTCCAATcggattttcatttttcactttttttcaaGATAGCTTATAAGTTGGAAAAATCCCCTCAAACCTTCGTATTTATCATTTCCAGGATAAAGATAAGCTAATACGCAACTTAAAGACCATCCAGGATTatctttgttcattcaattcgCAGGTAAGTTGTTGTTGTATTCAATTCGCAGGTAAGTTCTTTCATGTGTTGTAACTCCTTTAATCTTTGATTTGGCCGATTGTTTATTATTGGTTGTCTTATTCTATCATCCTTGATTCAAACAGGGATTGACAGTCGTCAATATATCATCAACCACATTTCCGCAAACACTGGATTGGCTGCATGGGTATCTTCTTGAGGTACTTATGGTGAACTCTTTTAAATTTGTGCTGCCCTGGCCTCTTTAATGCTGCTGAAACCTGGAAATTTTGGATGTTTAATGCCTAACTGGTGGCCCCAAATGAATATGAGAAAGATACATTAACTGGTTCCTTGTTTCTTTATACAGTGTATAGAGCATGGTATTTCATCAGTGTCCAATGGAAATAGTAGGCGGCCTGCGGAAAGTTAGACTGCATTCCGATGTTAGCTGAAGGCTGGTATGATTTGGACTTCCATTGTTTTGATCTATTTTTCTCTCTATATCCGTATGGTACATGgattaagtattttttaaacaaaataattacaTGGTAAGTTCAAATGAAAAGGGGAAGGTAAAACAAACACGAAAAATATTATGCTCATGACCAGCTTTACATTCATTCCCTTGAGCTAAAATTCATTCCTTGGTATCTGTTTTGTGGTTCACGTAGAGCTGGGGAAAAGAACCAGTAACGGTTATGAAACAGTGATCGGCTGGACGATAAAGATCAGCCGATAAAGATCAAATGTCGGGAAACAAAACGGAGAACAAATACTTATAAGCACctttgcagcagcagcagcttgCAGAGCAAATTTCTACTTGCATTACTTGTTCTTTGATACGAGACGCCAGATTTCAACCAAATGCAGCCTCTTTAATGCATCCAAGACTTCACCAAAATTCAATTTTTCGATACGAGATACCAAGTTTCGGATAAGTTGTTGTCTTCGTATTGTACGTATGTAAAATCAGTCATTAAGTTGTTGTCTTAGTAGTGTTCGTATGTATAACTTAAGGGATACTGTATTTAACATGATGTTCTTAACCACTTTTTCGACGATCGACCTTTGGACAGCGACAGTTATATGTGCATCTTCTTCGCCTTTTCTGTGTATATATCAACAAAGAGACGCAATAAATTGTCCATCGAGTAATGCTAGGGTTACCATATATTTATAGCACATTTTGATACCGCGTGACGTGGCATGATGTATTCAAAGGAATGCTAAAGGTCACCTCGTATTTATACCACATGATATGGTATGTGATATATTCAAATCAATATCCCGTGACTCGATCGACGTGACTATACATTCCATCTCACGAGCAATTTTTCGGTGCACTCTCTTCTATAACACATGAAATGAAATATCATCGGTGTTATCATCTCAAAATCAATATCAACAAAAACCATTAAGTTGGttacatccaaaaataaaataaaaaaatcaaccaGCTGCATGGATCATCAAAATCTTAGGACGCAACGGCATTAAATCCAAGAATCCAAAGTACATGCAATCTGCATTCTGTAATTTACTAATCTGCAGGAGATGGGTCCTAGAACCATAACTGCTTCCTCCAAATACGACTTTGTCAAGgttagttttcttttccttgatCATTCTTTCTGTTTGGTTCCTGAGAAAATTGGAGTGGTAATGTTTGTTGTTTCGCAACCAGGTGAAGGTGTGGTTGGGTGATCATGCCGAGCACTACTACGTGTTTTCGAGGTTTTTGCTCAGccaaatgttaaccgtcaccaAGGTGGAATCCAATCTGCATTTCCTTCGTCATGCTTCGTTTGGCTGGTCACAATTCGATCATTTATTTCTTCCTGCGAAATCTGATGACGAAATTATAATTCTGTTTATTAGATCCCAAATCATGCAGCTATCAGAATCGCTCTTGAGCTCAAGAAGCTGCTTGTGGACAACAGCCTTCTAGATGTGTATGTCGCGTCGCGTCCTTCATCCACATTGCTTTGTTCATTTCTTGTTTAGATTTCCACAAATGGCTTAGCTTTGTGCATTTTGTTGTTGTATCGCAGGTCGCAGTCCGATTTGGAAGCTAATATGTTCAAGGTAATGGCCACACAAGTTGAAGTTGTGAACTTTGCGAAATTtcaacatgtcgaatttgatcAGCTTCACAGTTCTATATAATTTGCAGCTTATGGAGCAGAGGGGCTATGGGGAAGAGTACGCAAATCGTTACAAGATGATGACGAGGTCAGTCCATGGAAAAAATTTCGCTGCGTTATATGGCGGTTCATGATTTTGAAGAAACAATTTGGTGGGGGTTACGTTTCTTTCAGATTTCACCATCAAAGAGTACCATTGATCATTCTTTTATGCGGAACTGCCTGCGTTGGAAAGTCGACGATTGCAACACAAATTTCACAGAGGTTGAATTTGCCTAATGTCATGCAGACAGATGTGGTGTACGAATTGCTGCGCACATCAACGGAGTAGGTCCTGattttatttagtttcttaCATTTGAAGAGAGGAATGTTTCTTGTTTCTCAAGTTAAAGTTTTTCTGTTCTACATCGAAGTTTTTATACTCTCGTTTGATCCAATTCAGTGCACCATTGGCATCTACTCCTGTATGGGCGCGAGACTTCAGCTCCGCGGAGGAGTTAATTACCGAGTTTTGTAGGGAATGCAGGATTGTACGTAAAGGTAGTCGCTATATTATATAACAGGAACAGTTTTAAGTCTGTTAGAGAATGTTTGGAAGATTATGTCTCTTTATTTCTACGTTTCATCTGCTTTGTTCGGTAGGATTGGCGGGTGATTTGAAGAAAGCAGTGAAAGATGGGAAGCCAATAATAATAGAAGTATGATAACTGTAAACATCTCACTGCAATTAGTTCAGTTTCCTGTCTCTCTCAGCATATATGATCTCCTTCGTCTTTTAATGGTAATGATAGGGAATGCATATCGATCCAAACATCTATCTGATGGCGGATGAAAATAAAACACCAGACGAATCCAGAACACACTTGGAAAATGTGCTTGTCAGCTCAGAAGAAGGGACACCAACAGCTAACAACGCGAACAACGTAGATTACCTGGAAGCTATTGGCCTAGCAGGAAGTGTCATTGAGATTAGTAACGAAGGTTAACCCCTAATGTGGAAATGATTGCAAAGTTTATGTTGAAGAGTTGAACCATTTAAGATGTTAGTTCTCTAACTCCTTTCATGGCAATGGTGTAGGTGAAAGCGTGAAAGGTTCGGAGGAGGTTAAAAGTACTTCTGTTTCGAAAGAGAAGTGTGGTCCTGGACCGATTATTATACCTCTAGTTCTGAAGATGGCTGAATTCGATCACAATGTGTGGTCACGTCCTCTGACATATTACATAGTTTTAAGATTACAGCATTTCTCGAGTTTTAATTCTTCAAATTTCACCTCATTGCTCCTGTTCTTTTGCAATCTGCAGGCATTACTAGAGGAATGGTTCTCAACTTTTGCATTCAATGACAAACTAGTCCAGGTATTCACTATTAACCATCTTATATTTTCTGTAAATAATGATGAATTATAAGCTTATCGTTCGTTGATTAATCGAAAACTAAACAGTCTGTTTGTTAGAACATTCTcgtgatctttttttttacacTTTTCTAGGACAAAGATAAGCTAGCAAGCAACTTAAAGATCATTCAGGACTATCTTTGTTCATTCAACTCCAAGGTAAGCGCGTTTCTTGTGAATCACGGTTCATATTTTTACGTTGGCAGATGGTTTATCTTTAGCTAATCTGATTCAAACAGGGATTGAAAGTACTCAACCTGTCAACAAACACATTCAACCCGACGTTGGACTGGCTGCACGGATATCTTCTCGAGGTACATCTTCTGAGTTATGATAAAACATGTTCGAATTCAAGCAATCCTGCGTGCTTCTTAAATCTGCAAAACTTGGATGTCGATGTCCAACTCAATATGTTATTCCTTGTCTACGTACACTGCGAACTGGTAGTAATCTTACTCAACTAGCTCATCGTTATATAGCGTATTGAGCAAGGAATTTCGCCGAAGTCCAACGAAAACAGTAGGCAGCTTCAGGAAAATTAGACTGCGTTCGTATGTTAGCTCAAGGTATGACTTGGGCTATCatgatgtaattttttttttctttcaacagtGTACGTCACATAGTTACCTGTTTAACGAATTTGGTTCAATTTTCGGGTTTAGGGTTCAGAATCGGAGAAAAGATTCGGCAATCTAAGGGTTCTAAAGCAGCAAACCGATTTGGATGGCGAAGATCAAGTGACAGGATTTGGAGAAATTGCCCTGGCACTCAAAATCTGTTGATAAAATTTTACAAATCTTTCAGAGTTTTTGTATGGATAGATATTTATGCATTTTTGTGGTGAAATTTATGATTCATTGAAGACTAAAGGTTGAGGGCGAGTCTTGGCGTAACGAAAATGTTATTCTTTTCAGTCATAGAAACAGTCTCTTTGCAAAGGTGTGTACAATAGAGACATCCCCAACCCGACCCTTGCAAATGAAGTTCTTTGTTGGCTTGAGGTCGCCCTTTATTGAAGACAAAAGGTTAAATTACATACAAACTACAACAATGTGaaataatttaaatttcatCATCCCATAAATCTTGAATTGTTTTGTATGGGCTTGTGGTTTCATTGACTAGAAACTCTCCCCTCATGATCTTCCTTTCCTCCAACTTGTCTATCTCCATGAAATCTTGACCGTCCAATTTCAGATCAATGGCTCCAAAGTTCTCCTTAATCCTTTCTGGACTAAAGCTTTTCACAATCATGCTTGATCCCTTTGATAATCCCCACCTTAGAGCAACCTACATCAAGTAAAAGAATTTAATTAGCATTTAACAGTTACAGATATTAGTCACATTGGTTAGAATAAACGTGGTTTCCTTATACATATGCGTTAAAATTTTCCGACTTAcaattttgtgtaatttaaaATAGAATATAGCTTACATTAATAAAATAagcatatatattattttaattttttaataaaaaatgtaaataagaATTCGTTTGGAAGAACTTTTAAAAGGGATAAAgcatttttggtgaaaatgtttttggaaccaatcattagtaaaaatacaagtaaatcttgaaaaaacacttcaagtgcttcTTGCATAAAACCTTAAAATGCTTTTGAacctaaaaacaatttttctaaaaatacttAAGTCATTTTAAATGTAATTTCAAACGAGTCATAAATTTGCTAtggttttgtttgttatttgatgGGTTTACCTGGGCTGGAGTTGCTTTACGCTTGTTGGCAATGGCCCGGATGATTGGATTGTTCACCACAAGTGTTGATCCCCATGAATTCCCAGGCCCACCAAGTGGTGAGTAAGCACTTACATGGATATTGTGGTCCCTACAAAAATCTCGAAGCTTTCTTTGCCTCCACAGCGGGTGCATTTCGACCTGTGCGTATAAATAATCCCATGTCAAATAACGATTGATGATAACGGAATGAGATTCATTCCGAATTTCTGTGTTTGAAGTCGATACACTGAGAAATTCAAACCTAATCTAAAAGGCAATCTTAAATCAATAAATCTTTCTATTTTGCAAGGATTAGAGGAAATGAGGAGGAATAATATTTATTGTACACAATCTTATTTTCACtttacaaaaatattatttctaCAACTTAAACCAGtaattttttgataaaaaaatataaccTTTTAGTTACATAATTCAAACATAACCtcgtaaatttaattatttaaatggtAAATTTTACCTGATTGACAGCTGGGGGAACAGAGGCAAAATCCAGAAGCTGTTCAATCTTTTTGGTGGAGAAATTGCTGACAccaatgcacctgcaaaatccCAAGTCCAGGCACTTCTGCATTCCAGACCAAGTGGTCTCCAAATCCAACGGCTCAAATTCATCTTCATCTGGAATGGGATTGCATGCCCATGGCTTCAACTTCACTGGCCAGTGCACTAGGTACATGTCCAAATATTCCATTCCCATGTTCCTGCAACACCAATATTAATCGTCTCATTGCAATTTAATCTAAAAACAACTTCGCGCATATTTCACCTGGAATTGTTATTGACGTCGCAAAATATCATCAGACCGTCATCCATAGTGTTATCGCAGTTATATTTTTTAGGGCTAGTCGTGGTGTAACGGAAAAATTGTTTCTTTATGATCGAAAGGTCACAGGTTTGAATCATGCAAACAGCCTCTTTGCAAAGTAAAAATAAGGCTATATACGATAGACATTCTCTCCCCGACCATTATAAAGTGAAGAACCTTATTGACTGGAGTCGgcctatgtttttttttttttttaaagattttgAATGGATAAAAGAACTTGCATGGATTCTCATAATCCTAGGCCATGGATTTTTGTGCCCAGATTTCTCCTCGTGGATATGCTCAATCATTGATCTTTGACCTAAAAGTGTGGGGATCTCCAGAGATCCTGCTGAAAACCCGCAGGCACTGAATTGAAGATGATTTTTCACACTCACATGCAGTTCGAGAGATTGCAGGACAAATATGTGTAAAAAATGCGGATGTTTATATGTTAATGCACAGTTTCTTACTTGAGAGTTTGCTTGAGTCCTGCAACAGGGTCATGGTGATCACTACCCCATAACTTAGATGTCACAAAAATGTCTTCCCTCTCTACTTTTCCGTCATGCATTGCCTCTGTCAAAGCGTTTCCGAGAGCCGGCTCCGAACCATATATCTTCGCTGTGTCGAAATGCCTGTAACCCATCTGCATCACAACCATGCATTAGTTCAAGTAGTTAAGAACAATTACACCCATATCCGAAATCTTGAGTTCAGTTTGTCCCTCCCCGATATCGCTTGTGTAAAAAAAGTTACATAAAAGCAAGCGGATAGAAGATAACTGTAGTGTCACAAGAGTATATCTCCTTGTGACTACCGTACTAAGTATTATAGACATAAGAAGATATATTTCCGGTGGGATGACATAATTCTCTTGTGTGTGTAGGGTTTGTACCTTGAGGGCCATATGGACAGCAAGTTCTGTTGTTTTCCTATCGTTTTGGAAGGAATAAGTGCCTAACCCAATGACAGGCATTGTGATTCCACAATTCAATCGAACCTGGTTGCTTctcatctttctttctctctgtgTCTCTCTCACCCTTCTCTCTGCGTGTTTCTCAATGCAAATATGGCTCCTTTTATATAGAGACATGATCAAAAATGTCAAACATCTTAAACTGTTTTCTTAATCCACTTCAACCCCATTAAATAtgatttaaaatttattaaacttGTTTATTAGAGAGCTAATGACTTTGAAATATATACAGAATCAAGGAATGGGAGATCTTCCATGTCTCTAGGGATTATTCATGAAATGGCAAGACTTAGCTgtacataaaatataaaaaaatcatattgTTGTTTGAAAATATTTAGATAAAAGTCAATAGTTAAGATGGTGACACGTGAAACGAAGACCTATAAATATTTTCGGTTAGAAGATGTGACCATGAGACAGATGATTAGGACAAAAGGAGCAGAAGAAGATCTAGGAAGACGGAATAAAACTTTACGAAAAGATATGAAGTACTTGGTACTAACGAAAGACTTGATGCAAAATTAAGCGTAgacattctaggattcatacaatcAACTTCACTTAGTAAGATAAGACTTCGTCGCTGTTGTATTTATTTAAAAGTCAACTAATATATGCATGTGTGCCACCATCAAAGCAACAGTTGCTTCTAAGAACAACAGGTGTCACCTCCTACCTTCTCTCAATctctagctctctctctctctctctctctctctctctctctctctctctctctctctctctcgctaagaattgaagaaatggaaaatgCTAGAGCAtgcaaaaaattaatattttctaGTTGGATTTGTTGACTCTAAaccataattaaataaattaatcaaGTAATTAGGTATTTGACATGCAAATTTGTCAATGCAGAGAGCCAATCGAGATTTGAAACTTTACTAGTTTATATTAGCATTAATCTTCCTTAGTCTTGCACAATGCACTCTCTTAGTTGACATTGCTCCAAAGTCAAACACAAGTACATTTGGAGGGTTCTATTTTTTAGCTTTTTAGAAGATTGGACGGTTTTAAGTACCAATCTGTTGCTTAATCTCGTGGCTTATACAGCCTAATTTGCAATTCTACACTCTTTAAGCAACAACCCTAAACATAAAATGGTGGTCCAAGAAAACAGTTTTCACACCCCACTCTAGGGCTGGCAAATTTTTCGTACCGTTTCGTATTAGGATAGTGGTTCGTGCAAATCATTGTCAGACCTACCTCACTCTACTAGATTTATTATACATGATATGGATATTTAGGAATCATATATTCAAATCCCTTTTCGAAGAAAATCAAGATCAGATGGGGTGTTGAATAACGTGGAATTTAAGTCACTTCCCAAGATATATTCTCACACATTTTGTTAATTATAACTTGGATTTTGAGACATCCACTACAAAGGAAGACAATGTTTGTATAGGTGTTTTTGAGCACCACCACGACGCGTTTGGGATCCTAGAAAATCCTGCCATGTGAAGTACGGATTTTCTCATGTTCTTATGATATCATCTTATTTTTGgataaatttttcaatgtgctgAGAACACCATCCGATGAAGTAAATGTAATAACACATCTGgttcaaaacttaaaaaaaaaaaagatttcaactaattatattatgata
This region of Malus domestica chromosome 07, GDT2T_hap1 genomic DNA includes:
- the LOC103439621 gene encoding P-loop NTPase domain-containing protein LPA1 homolog 1-like, giving the protein MGFHPDTQTMNNKGKAVAVSSPNINDIDDDNVNIGVDDLDLDDDNNHRSSGVSSTSIRFSSRNTSSKYDFVKVKVWLGDNADHYYVLSRFLLSRMLTVTKIPNYVAIKIALELKKLLIDNSLLDVSQSDLEVNLFKLMERRGYGEEYINRYKMMTRFHHQRVPLVILVCGTACVGKSTIATQLAQRLNLPNVLQTDMVYELLRTSTDAPLTSTPVWERDFSSSEELITEFCRECRIVRKGLAGDLKKAMKDGKPIIIEGIHLDPSIYLMEDDNKTQAQEKTQEADPVAVDGTKTQMENSSPIISGSSSEVFNSAAHVSCEEGTPTNKVDKVLDHLEAIDLAGNVSEEKGESVTDPELSKRTSVKKEKSGTEPIIIPLVLKMAEFDHKALLEEVISTRTFSDKSIIQDKDKLIRNLKTIQDYLCSFNSQGLTVVNISSTTFPQTLDWLHGYLLECIEHGISSVSNGNSRRPAES
- the LOC103439620 gene encoding P-loop NTPase domain-containing protein LPA1 homolog 1-like; this translates as MGPRTITASSKYDFVKVKVWLGDHAEHYYVFSRFLLSQMLTVTKIPNHAAIRIALELKKLLVDNSLLDVSQSDLEANMFKLMEQRGYGEEYANRYKMMTRFHHQRVPLIILLCGTACVGKSTIATQISQRLNLPNVMQTDVVYELLRTSTDAPLASTPVWARDFSSAEELITEFCRECRIVRKGLAGDLKKAVKDGKPIIIEGMHIDPNIYLMADENKTPDESRTHLENVLVSSEEGTPTANNANNVDYLEAIGLAGSVIEISNEGESVKGSEEVKSTSVSKEKCGPGPIIIPLVLKMAEFDHNALLEEWFSTFAFNDKLVQDKDKLASNLKIIQDYLCSFNSKGLKVLNLSTNTFNPTLDWLHGYLLERIEQGISPKSNENSRQLQEN
- the LOC103439619 gene encoding NADPH-dependent aldo-keto reductase, chloroplastic; translated protein: MRSNQVRLNCGITMPVIGLGTYSFQNDRKTTELAVHMALKMGYRHFDTAKIYGSEPALGNALTEAMHDGKVEREDIFVTSKLWGSDHHDPVAGLKQTLKNMGMEYLDMYLVHWPVKLKPWACNPIPDEDEFEPLDLETTWSGMQKCLDLGFCRCIGVSNFSTKKIEQLLDFASVPPAVNQVEMHPLWRQRKLRDFCRDHNIHVSAYSPLGGPGNSWGSTLVVNNPIIRAIANKRKATPAQVALRWGLSKGSSMIVKSFSPERIKENFGAIDLKLDGQDFMEIDKLEERKIMRGEFLVNETTSPYKTIQDLWDDEI